A single Anatilimnocola floriformis DNA region contains:
- a CDS encoding thiamine pyrophosphate-binding protein, with amino-acid sequence MFTGPEIVAILTELGFTHVIWVPDTTLGPWEEALESSKKLQLVRVCREGEAWPLAAGLLLGGKMPLVVMQTTGLYESGDALRNVLYDLKLPVFALIGVRNALVPESTDSAKAFALLIVKAWQLNDVWITCEADKPKFAEHVRQCRADNTAGVIMLAEGAP; translated from the coding sequence ATGTTCACCGGCCCCGAAATCGTCGCCATCCTCACCGAACTCGGCTTCACGCACGTGATTTGGGTTCCCGACACAACGCTGGGACCATGGGAAGAAGCTCTCGAGTCTTCTAAGAAGTTGCAGCTCGTGCGCGTCTGCCGCGAGGGCGAAGCCTGGCCCCTCGCGGCGGGTTTGCTCCTCGGCGGCAAGATGCCACTCGTCGTGATGCAGACCACCGGCTTGTACGAATCGGGCGATGCGCTGCGTAATGTTCTTTACGATCTGAAGCTACCAGTCTTTGCGCTCATCGGCGTACGCAACGCGCTCGTGCCGGAATCGACCGATTCGGCGAAGGCGTTTGCCCTTCTGATCGTGAAAGCCTGGCAGCTGAATGATGTGTGGATCACTTGCGAAGCAGATAAGCCCAAGTTCGCTGAGCATGTCCGCCAATGCCGCGCCGACAACACTGCCGGCGTGATCATGTTGGCCGAAGGAGCACCGTAA
- a CDS encoding acyltransferase family protein: MTEKIPTAANRLASLDAFRGFIMFLMASAGFGIGGVAAKLPESIWATIAPQVDHVPWVGCVLWDLIQPAFMFMVGVAAAYSTANRLKKGDSLALVLWHAAVRSVALVLLGVLLASNSREDKQTVWLFTNVLAQIGIGYFFVVLLSWTNAKVQAAAIAAILVGYWLFFAVWTPSTLPTGADTSWIKSTEYLSGFFAHWNPHTNAAADFDVWFLNLFPRSSPYVLTRGGYQTLNFVPSLATMLMGLMTGEMLRREGRPEVKLCTLLIAGAICLLVGWLAGLTVCPLVKRIWTPSWTLFSGGWVLLMLAAFYAVIDVGGWKAWSVPFTVIGMNSIFVYLGFQLSSGWIRDTAARHLGQELYTGDYATMAQRTTVLVVLWLLATWLYRQRVFLRL, encoded by the coding sequence ATGACCGAGAAAATACCCACAGCCGCGAATCGTCTCGCATCGCTCGATGCCTTTCGCGGCTTCATCATGTTCTTGATGGCGAGTGCTGGTTTTGGCATTGGTGGTGTGGCGGCGAAGTTGCCCGAGAGCATTTGGGCCACGATCGCGCCGCAGGTCGACCATGTTCCTTGGGTTGGCTGCGTGCTGTGGGATTTGATTCAACCAGCCTTCATGTTCATGGTGGGCGTGGCCGCGGCCTATTCGACGGCGAACCGGTTGAAGAAAGGGGATTCGCTCGCGCTGGTGCTGTGGCATGCAGCCGTGCGGTCTGTCGCGCTCGTGCTGCTCGGAGTGCTGCTGGCTTCGAATTCGCGCGAGGACAAGCAAACGGTTTGGCTGTTTACGAACGTCCTCGCGCAGATCGGCATTGGTTATTTCTTCGTCGTGTTGCTTTCTTGGACGAATGCGAAAGTGCAGGCCGCTGCGATTGCGGCGATTCTCGTTGGCTACTGGCTGTTCTTTGCCGTGTGGACGCCCTCGACGTTGCCGACAGGGGCCGACACTAGTTGGATCAAGTCGACGGAATATCTCAGCGGCTTTTTTGCTCACTGGAATCCGCATACCAATGCGGCCGCCGATTTCGACGTGTGGTTTTTGAATCTCTTTCCGCGCAGTTCGCCGTATGTGCTGACGCGCGGCGGTTATCAAACACTGAATTTCGTCCCTTCGCTGGCCACGATGCTCATGGGACTGATGACTGGCGAGATGCTGCGACGCGAAGGTCGACCGGAAGTGAAACTTTGCACGCTGCTGATCGCTGGTGCGATTTGCTTGCTCGTCGGTTGGCTGGCAGGTTTGACCGTTTGTCCGCTGGTGAAACGGATTTGGACGCCCAGTTGGACCCTCTTCAGTGGCGGCTGGGTGCTGCTGATGCTCGCCGCGTTTTATGCGGTGATCGACGTCGGCGGCTGGAAGGCCTGGTCGGTACCATTCACGGTGATCGGCATGAACTCGATCTTCGTTTACCTCGGCTTTCAGCTCAGCAGCGGCTGGATTCGCGATACGGCTGCAAGGCACTTGGGGCAAGAACTTTATACGGGCGATTACGCGACCATGGCCCAGCGGACGACAGTTTTGGTCGTTTTATGGCTGTTGGCGACATGGTTGTATCGGCAACGGGTCTTTTTGCGGCTGTGA
- a CDS encoding amidohydrolase family protein — MRARIILMSIAVALLLQAIAIFAQDPPLDGRDGRQLLLENFRPQTTLQVQPTVLHGAKFPAIDVHSHFRIRLKHSPEQLDEFVKVMDRQRIAVCVSLDGQLGENIDEHAKYLLTKYPSRFAMFANLDWQGTGKAGEPATWDCNRPDFPRRMAISLKDAKERGCLGLKIFKGFGLEYKNTDGSLLKIDDQRFDPIWQACAELKFPVLIHVADPLAFFQPIDEKNERWEELHRRPEWSFYGPQFPKHEELLAAFHRVVERHPKTIFFGAHMDGQAENLPAIAAVLERYPNLNVELASRIAELGRQPHSARKFLIKYQDRVLLGTDGPWPEERLKLYWRFLETEDEYFPYSEKEFPPQGFWQIYGMHLPDEVLRKIYFENALRILPGLREKYEQAARTMK, encoded by the coding sequence ATGCGCGCACGAATCATTCTCATGTCGATCGCGGTAGCACTTTTGTTACAAGCGATTGCCATATTCGCCCAAGATCCGCCGCTCGATGGCCGTGATGGCAGACAGCTGCTGCTGGAAAATTTTCGGCCACAAACGACCTTGCAGGTTCAGCCCACGGTGCTGCACGGCGCCAAGTTTCCTGCCATCGACGTTCACTCGCACTTTCGCATTCGCCTCAAGCATTCGCCGGAGCAACTCGACGAATTCGTGAAAGTAATGGATCGTCAACGAATCGCCGTCTGCGTGAGCCTCGACGGCCAACTCGGTGAAAACATCGATGAGCATGCGAAGTACTTACTCACGAAATACCCCAGCCGTTTCGCGATGTTCGCCAATCTCGACTGGCAGGGAACCGGCAAAGCGGGTGAGCCAGCAACCTGGGACTGCAATCGACCTGACTTTCCGCGGCGGATGGCCATTTCCTTGAAGGATGCCAAAGAACGTGGCTGCCTTGGCCTGAAAATCTTCAAAGGCTTCGGCCTCGAATATAAAAACACTGATGGCTCGCTCTTGAAAATCGATGACCAGCGGTTTGATCCCATCTGGCAAGCCTGCGCGGAATTGAAATTCCCCGTGCTAATTCATGTTGCCGATCCGCTGGCCTTCTTTCAGCCGATCGACGAGAAAAACGAACGCTGGGAAGAGCTCCATCGTCGGCCCGAGTGGAGTTTTTATGGGCCGCAATTTCCCAAGCACGAAGAATTGCTCGCGGCCTTTCATCGCGTCGTCGAGCGACATCCGAAGACGATCTTTTTCGGCGCTCATATGGACGGCCAGGCTGAGAATCTGCCGGCGATTGCAGCCGTGCTCGAGCGTTATCCAAATCTGAATGTGGAGCTAGCTTCGCGAATCGCCGAGCTCGGCCGGCAGCCGCACAGCGCGCGGAAGTTTCTCATTAAATATCAAGACCGCGTGCTGCTTGGCACCGATGGCCCCTGGCCCGAAGAACGCCTGAAACTTTACTGGAGGTTCCTGGAAACCGAGGACGAATACTTTCCCTATTCGGAAAAAGAATTTCCACCGCAAGGCTTTTGGCAGATTTATGGCATGCATCTGCCAGATGAGGTGCTGCGCAAGATTTATTTTGAAAATGCGCTCCGAATTTTGCCGGGCCTGCGTGAGAAATATGAACAGGCGGCGCGGACTATGAAATGA
- a CDS encoding type 1 glutamine amidotransferase domain-containing protein, with translation MSDQPLRGRKILTLVGDIYEDLELWYPKLRMVEAGAEVVVAGEKAGVKYAGKHSYPCSSDAAYADLKAADFAGLIVPGGFMPDKLRRDPVLLQLVRDFDQQKKLIAAICHGGWIPISAGVYRGVQVTGSPGIKDDLVNAGAIWKDAAVVIDRHFVSSRKPDDLPDFCRGCLQVLG, from the coding sequence ATGAGCGATCAGCCTCTCCGCGGGCGAAAGATTCTCACCCTTGTTGGCGACATCTACGAAGACCTCGAGCTCTGGTATCCCAAACTGCGAATGGTCGAAGCCGGAGCCGAAGTGGTCGTTGCCGGCGAAAAAGCCGGAGTAAAGTACGCCGGCAAGCACAGCTATCCGTGTTCTTCCGATGCCGCCTACGCTGATCTCAAAGCGGCGGATTTTGCTGGGCTGATTGTTCCTGGTGGTTTCATGCCGGACAAACTGCGACGTGATCCGGTTCTCTTGCAACTCGTCCGCGATTTTGACCAGCAGAAAAAGTTGATCGCCGCGATCTGCCACGGCGGCTGGATTCCGATTTCGGCCGGCGTGTATCGTGGCGTGCAGGTGACGGGCTCGCCGGGCATCAAGGACGATCTAGTAAACGCCGGCGCGATTTGGAAGGACGCCGCCGTCGTCATCGACCGCCACTTCGTCAGCAGCCGCAAGCCCGATGACCTGCCGGATTTCTGCCGCGGCTGTCTGCAAGTACTCGGTTAA
- a CDS encoding serine/threonine protein kinase — protein MSADVTEQQSDDDRQRSRDLSLRSTQPPTQAPGYEAQRLLGTGAYGEVWVGRDLNTGRQVAIKFYAHRRSVDWSLLSREVEKLVFLSADRYVVQLLDVGWDADPPYYVMEYIENGSLDEMLRRQGTLSITDAVDLWKDICLGLAHAHGKGVLHCDLKPANILLDSDNRPRLADFGQSRLSHEQRPALGTLFYMAPEQADLQAVPDVRWDVYALGSILYCLLIGLPPHRNDDSVTHIDTAGDLADRLARYRKLIVTAPLPSEHRRVSGMDRALADIIDRCLAPHPADRFANVQEVLDALNAREQARSRRPMLVLGFAGPVLLLSAMLFFGFRGYEQALRETANVAQQAAVDNNTFAAQLAAEKVTVKIANFFDLCRQEAGRAELDEFLKPLKDLNSLATLNRSLSTDNEITVARAEFVNDPRRAALNSYLDRRLQKYKSAAAKDPRAPKFSSIFVVDRFGTQLGVVFDEDAVASNIGRNVAHRSYFSGIPEVPEFPRATVNPRHIEQTHLSNVFQSSSTRRWKVAISSPLWSDKEEFMGVFVLTVNLSDFELIGSTASADRFPVLVDGRHGESAGTIVHHPLYEELQATSSKLPKEFFEKRVPAEVLNGSNLKDNDGGNYQDPLGEHPLGADQYNRPWIAVAAPVKLPDASQAETGLVVLMQEDYRRVIAPVQQLGRRLLREGLIALAAVIALSIGLWWFVIRLFREPKKEIRVTALNTSQSTPQQDAPTLAQTIKARKKG, from the coding sequence ATGAGTGCCGACGTAACCGAGCAACAATCCGACGACGACCGGCAGCGCTCACGCGACTTGAGCCTGCGGAGCACGCAGCCACCGACGCAAGCCCCCGGCTACGAAGCCCAACGGCTGCTTGGCACCGGCGCGTATGGCGAAGTCTGGGTCGGCCGCGATCTGAACACCGGCCGGCAAGTGGCCATCAAGTTTTATGCCCACCGCCGGAGCGTCGATTGGTCGCTACTATCGCGCGAGGTCGAGAAACTCGTGTTCCTCTCGGCCGATCGCTACGTCGTGCAGTTGCTCGACGTCGGCTGGGACGCCGATCCGCCGTACTACGTGATGGAGTACATCGAGAACGGCTCGCTCGATGAAATGCTCCGCCGCCAAGGCACACTGTCGATCACCGACGCCGTCGATCTGTGGAAAGATATCTGCCTCGGTCTGGCACATGCGCACGGCAAGGGCGTGCTGCATTGCGATCTCAAGCCGGCCAATATTTTGCTCGATAGCGACAACCGGCCGCGGCTCGCCGATTTCGGACAATCCCGATTGTCGCATGAGCAGCGCCCCGCGCTCGGCACGCTGTTTTACATGGCGCCCGAACAGGCCGATCTGCAGGCGGTGCCCGATGTCCGCTGGGACGTCTACGCCCTCGGCTCGATTTTGTACTGCCTGCTCATCGGTCTGCCGCCGCATCGCAACGACGATTCGGTCACGCACATCGATACGGCTGGCGACCTGGCCGATCGTCTGGCTCGTTATCGCAAGCTAATTGTCACGGCGCCGTTGCCCAGCGAGCATCGCCGCGTGAGCGGCATGGACCGCGCGCTGGCCGATATTATCGATCGCTGTCTGGCTCCGCATCCGGCCGATCGCTTCGCGAACGTGCAAGAAGTGCTCGACGCGCTGAATGCTCGCGAGCAGGCCCGTTCGCGGCGGCCGATGCTCGTCCTCGGTTTTGCCGGGCCGGTGCTACTGCTCTCGGCGATGCTCTTTTTTGGCTTCCGCGGTTACGAGCAAGCGCTCCGTGAAACGGCCAATGTTGCGCAGCAAGCCGCGGTCGACAACAACACCTTCGCAGCGCAACTCGCAGCGGAAAAAGTGACGGTGAAGATCGCCAACTTTTTTGATCTCTGTCGCCAGGAGGCAGGCCGCGCGGAATTGGATGAATTTCTGAAACCGCTGAAGGATTTGAACTCACTCGCAACGCTCAATCGTTCGCTCTCAACCGACAACGAAATCACCGTGGCGCGAGCGGAGTTTGTCAACGATCCACGGCGGGCCGCGCTCAATAGCTATCTCGATCGCCGATTGCAAAAATACAAATCCGCCGCGGCCAAGGATCCGCGAGCGCCGAAGTTCTCGAGCATTTTTGTCGTCGATCGTTTCGGCACTCAGCTGGGCGTAGTGTTTGACGAAGACGCGGTGGCGAGCAATATCGGCCGCAATGTGGCGCACCGTTCCTATTTCAGCGGCATCCCGGAAGTGCCCGAATTTCCACGGGCCACGGTCAACCCGCGGCATATTGAACAGACGCATTTGTCGAATGTGTTTCAAAGCTCTTCAACCCGCCGCTGGAAGGTCGCCATCAGTTCGCCGCTGTGGAGTGACAAAGAAGAGTTCATGGGGGTGTTTGTTCTCACCGTGAACCTTAGCGATTTTGAATTGATCGGCTCGACGGCCTCTGCCGATCGCTTTCCGGTGCTGGTCGACGGCCGGCATGGAGAGTCGGCAGGAACGATCGTGCATCACCCGCTGTACGAGGAACTGCAGGCCACTTCGAGCAAGCTGCCGAAAGAGTTCTTTGAGAAACGCGTCCCCGCCGAAGTGCTCAACGGTTCGAATTTGAAAGACAACGACGGCGGTAACTACCAGGATCCACTCGGCGAGCATCCGCTGGGAGCCGACCAATACAATCGCCCCTGGATTGCCGTTGCCGCACCGGTGAAGTTGCCTGATGCTTCGCAAGCGGAGACGGGCCTAGTGGTGCTGATGCAGGAAGATTACCGCCGTGTGATCGCGCCGGTGCAGCAACTCGGCCGACGATTGCTCCGCGAAGGCTTGATCGCCCTCGCAGCCGTGATCGCGCTCAGCATCGGCCTGTGGTGGTTCGTGATCCGGCTGTTTCGCGAACCGAAAAAAGAGATTCGCGTGACGGCGCTGAATACATCGCAATCAACGCCTCAGCAGGATGCACCAACCCTGGCCCAAACAATCAAAGCCCGCAAAAAGGGCTGA
- a CDS encoding thiamine pyrophosphate-dependent enzyme: protein MSDEQPLMPVVDALQTIINHLSDDWIVVTNQGSARTWPKLVQRPLDLHYNPSTMGGAVPLALGLALAQPKREVLCITGDGALLMNLGSLVTVGAANPPNLTVVVLENGIYEVTGGQQTPGPAALVQFGKIAESTGFETIAEYHELRDWQREARGFLLGTTGPRFACLAVDVTPPEYLKHPTPPVGQQLARFRAAIRGD, encoded by the coding sequence ATGAGTGACGAACAACCCTTGATGCCGGTGGTCGATGCGCTGCAAACCATCATCAACCACCTGTCGGATGACTGGATCGTCGTCACCAACCAAGGCTCTGCCCGCACCTGGCCGAAGCTGGTGCAGCGGCCCCTCGATTTGCATTACAACCCATCGACGATGGGAGGCGCCGTGCCGCTCGCGTTGGGTTTGGCGCTCGCGCAGCCCAAGCGCGAGGTGTTGTGCATCACCGGCGATGGCGCGTTGCTGATGAACTTGGGTTCGCTGGTCACCGTTGGCGCGGCAAATCCTCCCAACTTGACCGTCGTCGTGCTCGAGAATGGCATTTACGAAGTGACTGGCGGCCAGCAAACGCCGGGGCCTGCAGCGCTAGTCCAGTTCGGCAAGATCGCCGAGAGCACTGGCTTTGAAACGATTGCCGAGTATCACGAACTCCGCGATTGGCAACGAGAGGCGCGCGGATTCCTGCTGGGGACCACCGGCCCGCGGTTCGCCTGCCTCGCCGTCGATGTAACACCGCCCGAATATCTGAAACATCCCACGCCACCGGTGGGCCAACAGCTCGCGCGCTTTCGTGCCGCCATCCGCGGCGATTGA
- a CDS encoding fumarylacetoacetate hydrolase family protein yields the protein MKLIRYADSQGSTHHAARTDKGDFKIDGCIFGDFKVTDQQADVAKLLAPVDPRAFLCIGLNYRKHAEEGKAPIPKFPVLFMKSPGAAQNPGDPIVLPRKLLSTQVDYECELAVVIGKKCKNVSKADALDYVLGYTCGNDVSARDWQKDFGGSQWCRGKTFDTFGPLGPVLVLKDEIPNPNALQIKTVLNGETMQDWSTSDMIFDVPTLIEFLSGSTTLLPGTVIMTGTPHGVGVARDPKVFLKHGDKITVEIEKIGQLTNPVIDET from the coding sequence ATGAAACTTATCCGCTACGCCGATTCGCAAGGTTCCACGCATCACGCAGCCCGCACCGACAAGGGCGATTTCAAAATCGACGGCTGCATCTTCGGCGATTTCAAAGTAACCGATCAGCAGGCCGATGTGGCGAAGTTGCTGGCGCCGGTCGATCCGCGGGCCTTTCTCTGCATCGGCCTCAACTATCGTAAGCATGCCGAGGAAGGAAAGGCGCCGATTCCGAAGTTTCCGGTGCTGTTCATGAAATCTCCCGGCGCGGCGCAGAACCCCGGCGATCCCATCGTTCTGCCGCGGAAGTTGCTCAGCACGCAGGTCGATTATGAATGCGAACTCGCTGTCGTCATCGGCAAGAAATGCAAGAACGTATCGAAGGCCGACGCGCTCGACTACGTGCTCGGTTACACCTGCGGCAACGACGTGAGCGCTCGCGACTGGCAAAAAGACTTCGGCGGTTCGCAGTGGTGCCGTGGCAAGACCTTCGACACGTTTGGACCGCTCGGGCCAGTGCTGGTACTGAAGGATGAAATCCCGAATCCTAATGCGCTGCAGATCAAGACGGTGCTCAATGGCGAAACGATGCAGGATTGGTCGACCAGTGACATGATCTTCGACGTGCCGACGCTGATCGAGTTTCTCAGCGGCAGCACCACGCTGTTGCCGGGCACGGTGATCATGACCGGCACGCCGCACGGCGTGGGTGTGGCCCGCGATCCTAAGGTTTTTCTCAAGCACGGCGACAAGATCACCGTCGAGATCGAAAAGATCGGCCAGCTGACGAATCCGGTGATCGACGAGACGTAA
- a CDS encoding DUF1553 domain-containing protein, which produces MKDSPFLRLALCCGALLCAATSRAEELPPPAARQIDFVKDVQPILTANCVKCHGPLLQEGEYRVDVREIALTKGAAYAPNIIPKKSAESPLIQFVAGQVDGMLMPAKGATLTREQIGVLRAWIDQGANWPDSAAGKVEDKLAWWSLQPLKSVPLPMIVAANPLDTFIRAKLAEEKLQPSPRADRRVLIRRLYFDLIGLPPAPAEIDSFLTNPAPDAYEQLVDRLLASPQHGERWARYWIDTAHFAETHGHDQDRIRENAWPYRDYLIAAFNRDKPYGQFVREQLAGDVLAAADPQATVALGFLAAGPWDESSLRDIREDTLDRQIARYLDRDDMLASVLNNFCSLTVQCARCHDHKFDPIPQTDYYALQAIFAGVERANRTFDADPAVAHRRLKLKEYEAKLTKLDAQTREELLSEPIQTQVAAWERAVGEKPLAWEVWSSATLATAEGSQLAKQDDGSYLASGSRPEKETYTFTGSTPLREITAVRLEVLAHNSLPQQGPGRQDNGNLHLSEIEIFLGDNKTPLPIARAVADFDQDGWGVARAIDGNPATAWGIYPQVGKNHEAVFELKEPLKIAADQTLVVVLKQLHGGGHLIGRPRLSLTSAKNPLRLNPLPLEVAKIIAIPVTDRTPAQRLEIALYQQREQLRIDREALPKASLVYAAAADFTPDGNLRPPPGPRPIHVLKRGEITKPGEEIFPGALSCLKQLPARFELQGATQESARRAALADWVTHRNNPLTWRSIVNRIWQQHFGRGIVSTPNDFGRMGSLPTQPELLDWLALRLRDSDQSLKGLHRLIVTSETYQQTSQAQQTISGPRNDQAATRDADNQWLWRMQRSRLDAECIRDAVLTISGRLDQRMRGPSDRQFDLKPGRHVTPIIDYGQFDLDGPKASRRSVYRFLFRTLPDPFMEALDCPAGDQIMPTRTNSVTVQQSLAMWNDAFILRQAEHFAMRLERAAPNTGERVQLATRLALGRKPTASEQTQFAAYADKYGLANFCRLLFNANEFVFIE; this is translated from the coding sequence ATGAAAGACTCTCCTTTCCTACGGCTGGCTCTTTGTTGCGGTGCACTTCTCTGCGCTGCGACGTCGCGCGCCGAAGAACTCCCTCCGCCAGCCGCCCGGCAGATTGATTTCGTCAAAGACGTCCAACCGATCCTGACGGCCAACTGCGTGAAGTGTCACGGGCCGCTGCTGCAGGAAGGGGAATATCGCGTTGATGTGCGCGAGATCGCGCTCACCAAAGGCGCTGCCTACGCGCCGAACATCATTCCGAAAAAAAGTGCCGAGAGCCCGCTGATTCAGTTCGTCGCCGGCCAGGTCGACGGCATGCTGATGCCAGCCAAGGGCGCGACACTGACCCGCGAACAAATCGGCGTGTTGCGGGCCTGGATCGATCAAGGCGCGAACTGGCCCGATTCGGCGGCGGGAAAGGTCGAGGACAAACTCGCCTGGTGGTCGCTGCAGCCGTTAAAGTCAGTACCGCTGCCGATGATCGTGGCCGCCAATCCGCTCGACACCTTCATTCGCGCAAAGCTTGCCGAGGAAAAGCTCCAGCCTTCGCCGCGGGCTGATCGGCGAGTGCTCATTCGCCGTTTGTATTTCGACCTCATCGGCTTGCCGCCCGCGCCGGCAGAGATTGATTCGTTTCTCACGAACCCCGCGCCGGATGCCTACGAACAACTCGTCGATCGCTTGCTGGCGTCGCCGCAGCATGGCGAGCGCTGGGCTCGTTACTGGATCGATACGGCCCACTTCGCCGAAACGCATGGTCACGATCAAGATCGCATTCGCGAAAACGCTTGGCCGTATCGCGACTATTTGATTGCAGCTTTCAATCGCGACAAACCGTATGGCCAGTTTGTGCGCGAGCAACTTGCCGGCGACGTGCTCGCTGCCGCCGATCCGCAGGCCACGGTCGCGCTCGGTTTTCTCGCGGCGGGGCCTTGGGACGAGAGCTCGCTTCGCGACATTCGCGAAGACACGCTCGATCGGCAAATCGCCCGCTACCTCGATCGCGACGACATGCTGGCCAGCGTGCTGAACAATTTCTGCAGCCTGACCGTGCAGTGTGCCCGTTGTCACGATCACAAGTTCGATCCGATTCCACAAACGGACTACTACGCGCTGCAAGCAATCTTCGCCGGAGTAGAACGGGCCAATCGCACCTTCGATGCCGATCCCGCCGTTGCTCACAGACGACTGAAACTCAAAGAATACGAAGCAAAACTAACGAAACTCGATGCGCAGACGCGCGAAGAGTTGCTCAGCGAGCCAATTCAAACGCAAGTTGCAGCCTGGGAACGCGCCGTAGGCGAAAAACCACTGGCGTGGGAAGTGTGGAGCTCGGCCACGCTCGCCACGGCCGAAGGTTCACAACTGGCGAAGCAAGACGACGGTTCGTATCTCGCGTCGGGATCACGGCCAGAAAAAGAAACGTACACATTCACTGGTTCGACGCCGCTGCGCGAGATCACGGCCGTTCGTTTGGAAGTGCTCGCCCACAACAGCCTGCCGCAGCAAGGACCAGGCCGACAGGACAACGGCAATTTGCATTTGTCGGAGATCGAGATCTTTCTCGGCGACAATAAAACGCCGCTGCCAATCGCGCGTGCCGTGGCTGACTTCGATCAAGATGGCTGGGGAGTCGCGCGGGCCATTGATGGCAATCCCGCTACCGCTTGGGGCATCTATCCGCAGGTCGGCAAGAATCACGAAGCCGTCTTCGAATTGAAAGAGCCGCTGAAAATCGCCGCCGATCAAACGCTGGTGGTGGTGCTCAAGCAACTCCACGGTGGCGGTCATTTGATCGGCAGGCCGCGACTATCGCTGACGAGCGCGAAGAATCCGTTGCGACTCAACCCGCTGCCACTGGAAGTTGCGAAAATCATCGCCATCCCAGTCACCGATCGCACACCTGCGCAGCGGCTCGAGATTGCTCTCTATCAACAGCGCGAGCAACTGCGAATCGATCGCGAAGCATTGCCGAAGGCCAGCCTGGTTTACGCCGCCGCAGCCGACTTTACGCCCGATGGCAACTTGCGGCCGCCACCAGGGCCGCGGCCCATTCATGTGCTGAAGCGAGGTGAAATCACCAAGCCGGGCGAAGAAATCTTCCCCGGCGCGCTCTCTTGTTTGAAGCAGCTCCCCGCCAGATTCGAGTTGCAGGGCGCGACGCAGGAAAGTGCTCGTCGCGCTGCTCTCGCGGACTGGGTAACTCATCGCAACAATCCGCTCACGTGGCGATCGATCGTCAATCGCATCTGGCAACAGCACTTCGGCCGTGGCATTGTCAGCACGCCGAATGACTTCGGCCGGATGGGATCGCTGCCGACGCAACCGGAGTTGCTCGATTGGCTCGCGCTGCGACTGCGCGATTCCGATCAATCGCTGAAAGGCCTGCATCGATTGATCGTCACCAGCGAAACTTATCAACAAACATCGCAAGCCCAGCAGACGATTTCTGGACCGCGCAACGATCAAGCAGCAACGCGTGATGCCGACAATCAATGGCTGTGGCGAATGCAGCGGTCGCGACTCGATGCCGAATGCATTCGCGATGCCGTGCTGACCATCTCAGGCCGTCTCGATCAGCGCATGCGCGGTCCCAGCGATCGGCAGTTCGATCTCAAGCCGGGCCGTCACGTGACGCCGATCATCGACTACGGCCAGTTCGATCTCGATGGCCCAAAGGCGAGTCGGCGGAGCGTTTATCGTTTTCTGTTTCGCACGCTCCCCGATCCTTTCATGGAAGCGCTCGATTGCCCGGCCGGCGATCAGATCATGCCGACCCGCACCAACAGCGTGACCGTGCAGCAATCGCTGGCGATGTGGAACGACGCTTTCATTCTGCGCCAGGCCGAACATTTTGCGATGCGACTGGAACGTGCAGCGCCAAACACCGGCGAGCGTGTGCAACTGGCCACCCGCCTCGCGCTCGGCCGCAAACCCACCGCGTCAGAGCAAACGCAATTCGCGGCCTACGCCGACAAATACGGCTTGGCTAACTTTTGCCGGCTGCTGTTCAATGCGAATGAATTTGTCTTCATCGAATAA